The following DNA comes from Arthrobacter sp. MMS18-M83.
CACACCCTTGACGCGCTGCTGGCTAGCTACCGGCACGGACACAACGGGGAACCGACGCGCGATGACATGCGCCTGGGTCCGGGGGATGTGTTGATCGTTGACGAGGCCGGAATGGCCGGCACGGCCAGCCTGGCCAGCGTCACGATCCTTGCCGAGCAACAGGGTGCGGTGATCCGGTTCATCGGAGACACCCGGCAACTTTCGGCCGTGCAATCTGGCGGTGCGCTGCGGGCCATTGAGCATGAAGTCGGCTCCGTCGCCCTGGAGGAAGTGCACCGCTTCAGCACGCCGGGGGAGGCTGAGGCGTCATTGATGCTGCGCGAGCCGGCACCGGCTGAGGCAGACCCCTTCACCTTCTACAAGGCGCAGGGACGCGTTGTAGCCGGTGACCAGGAGTTTGTTGCCGGGGCGGTGTTCTCCGCATGGCAGCAGGACTCCGACGCCGGCAAACACGCGGTCATGATTGCCGGTGACACTGCCACCGTTGCGGAGCTCAACGCCCGGGCACAGGCATACCGTTTCCAGACGGGTGAGGTTGGCGGTACCGAGTCGGTGGCGCTCAGAGACGGTCTTCACGCACATGCCGGCGATATCGTGGTGAGCCGCCGCAACGAGCGCAAGCTCAGCCTGAACCGTGGCAAGGACTGGGTGAAAAACAATGATGTGTGGATCGTTGGTGCGGTCAACGATGACGGATCACTGACCGTTCAGCACACCGTCCACCAGGGCAAGACGACGCTGCCGGCGGACTACGTCACGGCCAGTGTCGAGCTTGGCTACGCCAGCACCGTGCACCGTTCCCAGGGCATCACGGCCGATACCACCCATGCGATCATCACCGACTCGACCTCCCGGGAGCTGGCCTACGTTGCCTTGACCCGTGGACGGGAAAGCAACCAGGCGTATGTGGTGACCGGGGACGGCCAGCACATGGACGATGTCCTGGCCACCGTCGCCGGCGCCTACGACTCGAACCTCTCCGCGCACGAGATGATCCGCACCGCCCAGAGCGAAGCGAACAGCGTCCTGGCCCTTTCGGCCCAATACGTTGACGTCGATGACAAGGCCGAACAGCTCCGGGCGGCCGCCGTGATCCGTGAAGTCCTGGGAGAGCGGGCAGAGAAGGTCATCGGCAGTGAATCCTTCGGCGCCGTCGCCGCAGGGCTCCGCCACGGCGAGCGTGAAGGGTGGAGTCCTGAAAGGCTCCTGGGGATCACCGCACAGGAACGATCCCTTGCCGACGCGGACGACGTCGGGGCCGTCCTGTCGTGGCGCATGGAACGGGCCATCGAACGGGGAGCCGCTCTAAGCGAGTCCAAGGCAGCACGTGAGCTGGCACCGCTGGCAGATGACCAGGTCCGCAGCATGCTCGCCGTGGCCACCAGGGACAAGGAAGCTGCCATGGGACAGCTGGCAACATTCAAAGGGCTGGAGGTTCAGGGCACGGACTGGCAGCGGCGCACCTTCGGGCACCTCTCCGATCAGGACTTGCACTCCCGGATTTCCGTGATCCGCGCGGACGCCACCGACTTCCAGAACGACGGAGACAGGGAGCAAGCCCGCAAAGCATTCCAGCAGCTGCGCAGGCTCGGTCAAGAACAGGCCATCCGCGAGGGTCAGGACGAGGGACAACGCGCCGTCGAACACATGGAGCGTGGCGAAGGGACCGTGCGTCCCCAGTGGAGCGCTACGACCCCGACGGCTCCCGAGCTCACGGCGGAACTTCGCCGGGCACGGGCCAGGGAATCCTACCTTCAGGCCGAGCTGCGGATACGCTCCCGGATCCCGGCCGTGAAAACAGCGGCCCCCGTGGCGCCGGACACTCTGCCGGCCTGGATTGCCCCGGCCGCGACTCTTCAGGATCCCTATGTGCCGGAACGTTGGCGCGATGAGCTTGCAACGCGACGGGCGTTCCTTGAATCCCGACTAAATGAACGAGGCGCTGTACTGGCCCTGGAACCGCCACAGTGGGCGGCAGCTCTCGGGCCTGTCCCGTCCACGGACGCCGGATATCAGCGGTGGACGCGGATTGCCGCGCAGGTTGACCTGTACCGGCAACAGCACAACATCCCTGCCACGGAACCGAAAATCCTCCCAAGCGAATTGCTGAAGAAGGCGACCGGCGCGGAACTCGCGCGGGAGGTGATTGCCTTGCACAAGGCCACGGTCCTGAGTAACAAGCCCCTGGCCCCGGCTGAACAACTCGCGGACGCCGCCCTGGCAGCACGCACGCCGGTCCCCGTGTCCCAAGCGCAGAAAGCAAGTGCCCTGCTGCGGGAACGCCGCGAGTACGAGGAGAAACTAAGCCCCGAGGAGCAGCAAGCAGCCCGCATGGAACGCCTCGCGGCCCTGACTAAACGACAGGGTGAGAACACGGATACCCCTGGCCCTCAGCACGGGAGCACAGAGAAGGAAAGCACGCTGGAGAAGATCCGCCGCATCAAGCGGGAACGGGAAGAATCCGCCCGACGAAACCGGCGCGAGGAACCAACGCTCAACCGGGACGATGACACGCACTGGGAACGGTAGGACACCCACCATTTCGGCCCATTTGAGGGGTTAGAGCGTCCACCGGCACAGCAACGGGGGGTCGCCGTAGCGGAGGTCGGGCTCCGGGCGATACCTCGTTGTCAATTTCTTTGGGGCCAAAGAACGAAAGTCGTCAACAGAGTTTCGATGACCACGTGGGGAGCGGCGTTCGCTCGGAGGTACTCCTCGAAAGTCATGACGTCCCGCACAGTCTCATTGCTGTTCCTTGGCGTCCCGTTTGCCTCGAACTTGTCGAACATCCAGTACCCATCACGCGTGTACAGGTCGACTGTGAAGCCGTTGTTGGGGACCCGTATCTTGAATTTCTCGTTGGCTGAGGCTGCCCCAGTGTCTATTAGCTGCGTTGAGAACCCGCGGCGGTTGAGCTCACGAATTACGTTGTTCATCGCGGTTTTCCAGAGGAAGTTCCCGAGCCCCATTGTTGCCTCCAGTGTGCCTCTACTTCACGCAGAGCAGCGTTGGATTGCATCCTAGTCGTCGCGTCGTCGGGTTGGAAAGGTCTTCTGGCCGGTCAGTCCGAGGAGAATCTTCGCCGGAACTCACCGGTTATCTCTTACCACTACCCAACTGCCGAACGTATCTCGGCAAGGGCAAGGCTACCCTGCCGGCCCCTCTGAACGGATGGGGTTGGCGTACTCTGACGTCCGTTTTCTCATGCGCCCCCGGTTGGGTCACGAGATGTGCGAGAGGCCGGCCGGCGGGCTACCCGGTCCGTCGCCGGCGCACGATCCAGTGCCGGCGGCGTTCGCGACGCTGTAGGCGGTTGTGAGGTCCGCATTGAGGCTGTCGATGGCCGTATTCGTCGTGGCGACGCCCTGGGAAACATGCTGTTGCGCCGTTGCGATTGCATCGCTTGCCCCGTTCGTTGCTGGTAGGCCGCCGGACTTCAAGGCAGCCTCTGCGCTCTGAACGGCCTGGATGTCGGACCGCACCCCGTTTATCGCTTTCTGTTCCTGGTTCACGTCGTATGAGGCGCTCGACGTCACGTCATAGCCGACAACCGACCTTGCGTCGTAGTCGACCACCCCATGGATGTTGTAGCAGTTGTCGCCGTTGCCGTTTGCGGCATCCTGGCGCTCCTTCTGCAGGTCACTGTCCGCCTGAGCAAGGTCGCGGCGGACGGTCTTGGCGTTCGTGAAGTTGTTGTTGTCCGTCTCGAGGGACTTCAGGGCATCTTGAGCGGTTGCCTGGACGTTGGCCTGGGACTGCCGTTGCTGCTCTTGTGTGTCCGCGTTCTGTGCAGTCTGTTGAAGCTGGGCCAGGGCGCTGTTGTAGTCGGCGGCTGTCGCCTGACGGTAGGTAATGGCGCGGATGCTTCCATCTTCCTGGACCACGTTGAGCGCGAGGGTGTCACCGGAAAGGACGCCCTGGTCGGTGTGTCCATTGATGTCGAGCGTGAACGCGGTACCGTTGATCTGGCCGTAGATCCGGGTCGTCGACGTGCTGACGGTCTGGTTCGGGGGCGTGCCGTTTGCGGTGACGCTGAGCGCGGTCCCGCTGAAGCGCCCGCTGCCGTCTGCCTGCCACTGAAGGTAGGTGATCGCAC
Coding sequences within:
- the mobF gene encoding MobF family relaxase — its product is MTLHKLSAGDGYTYYTKEVASADELRQGGRQLGDYYTVEGNPPGQWVGNGIDALGVSGEVTEAQMEALYGMGLHPNFKQIVAEEIANGSTEQAAKAKAKLGRAAYRYSQGEPELARKIQTSYADIERINHRPASADERRIIRAREGAIAFRDAKGRDARDSEELGKFITAATKAPQQAVSGYDLVFSPPKSVSTLWALGDEETRKAIEKAHDQAIKDTLGYLEREAIATRSGVNGVAQIDVESGLIASKFRHYDSRNGDPQLHDHVVLANKVKGADGKWRSIDGSLLYKMNVASSEHYNQRVMGHLQADLGVKVVAREVTPGQRPVLEIDGVDASLMNLYSSRSTDIKTTVERLSAEYVAANGKEPDQKTRIALAQQATLETRPAKKSARALSALREEWKQDAVAAAGQDVVESLTARVTRRAAAQEAPTHGIDDAVKAVMERVSDDRGAWGKHHVEAEAKRWVSHHMPGHLLSDQTVSAIVDSALTRHSLRITPPSAHGHFEPLTRADGSSIYEKRGTVLYTSEKVLYAEDRLLSAARTRVIPAASVESFDRALAAHQGALDEGQLRLAREFATSEKLLLIGTGPAGAGKTTALRLAANAVRESGGRVIGLAPSAKAAAVMGEEIQSPAHTLDALLASYRHGHNGEPTRDDMRLGPGDVLIVDEAGMAGTASLASVTILAEQQGAVIRFIGDTRQLSAVQSGGALRAIEHEVGSVALEEVHRFSTPGEAEASLMLREPAPAEADPFTFYKAQGRVVAGDQEFVAGAVFSAWQQDSDAGKHAVMIAGDTATVAELNARAQAYRFQTGEVGGTESVALRDGLHAHAGDIVVSRRNERKLSLNRGKDWVKNNDVWIVGAVNDDGSLTVQHTVHQGKTTLPADYVTASVELGYASTVHRSQGITADTTHAIITDSTSRELAYVALTRGRESNQAYVVTGDGQHMDDVLATVAGAYDSNLSAHEMIRTAQSEANSVLALSAQYVDVDDKAEQLRAAAVIREVLGERAEKVIGSESFGAVAAGLRHGEREGWSPERLLGITAQERSLADADDVGAVLSWRMERAIERGAALSESKAARELAPLADDQVRSMLAVATRDKEAAMGQLATFKGLEVQGTDWQRRTFGHLSDQDLHSRISVIRADATDFQNDGDREQARKAFQQLRRLGQEQAIREGQDEGQRAVEHMERGEGTVRPQWSATTPTAPELTAELRRARARESYLQAELRIRSRIPAVKTAAPVAPDTLPAWIAPAATLQDPYVPERWRDELATRRAFLESRLNERGAVLALEPPQWAAALGPVPSTDAGYQRWTRIAAQVDLYRQQHNIPATEPKILPSELLKKATGAELAREVIALHKATVLSNKPLAPAEQLADAALAARTPVPVSQAQKASALLRERREYEEKLSPEEQQAARMERLAALTKRQGENTDTPGPQHGSTEKESTLEKIRRIKREREESARRNRREEPTLNRDDDTHWER